The sequence GTGAAGGATTATGTGTAAAACTCTGTGAACAGGGCGCACTAAAAGATATTGACGGTGAACTAGTTTTAGTCCCAGAAAACTGTGATGACTGTGATTTATGCATTCAAAACTGCCCAAATCAAGCCATAAGCAAAGGATGATACCATGAGCTCTGTGGAAAGAGAGGGAAAGGAAATACGTTCCCTCACCCATAAGAATGAGAAATGCGTAGGATGCGGAATATGTTCAGATATCTGCCCTACAACCGCAATCAAAATGGGGCCAATACTCCCCATAGCCCGCGGACTAGTTAAAATGGATTTCATCACTATCGATGAAAACGCTTGCTGTCTCTGCGGTTTATGTGCATCATCATGCCCATTCGATGCCCTAGAATTAGATATTAACGGGATCGATACCAAAGAAATGGATAATTATCCATTATGGACCCATGATGCTTCCATCGATTCTGAAACCTGTATCTACTGCGGACGTTGCAGTACTGCCTGTCCCACTGATGCCATATTCCTACAGCGATCCCTGCCGGAAGTGAAGGAACTGGTTCGTGGTGAAACAGAAGTTGATCAGGAAAAATGCATCCAGTGTGGAATATGTGAAGAAATGTGCCCTGCAGAGGCCATCACCATGGATCGAAACGATATCAACTCCAGTAATCCCTCCATTGCCAGTTCAGTTGATATTGATGAATCCAAGTGCATCTACTGTGGCATATGCAGACGTGCCTGTCCGGTTGATGCCATTAAAATCGTTTGTACCACATGTATGGAACGAGATGAAATTGTAAATCCGGAGATCAAAGGAGACATAATCCTGGACGAGGACACCTGCATAAAATGTGGATGGTGCCAGGAAGTGTGCCCAGTTGATGCTGCAGAAGTTACCAAGCCCTTTGAAGGAGAAATCTTCCTTCGGGATGATTTCACCTGTAAGGGTGATTCTTGCCATGCCTGTGCCGATGTCTGCCCATGTAACGCCATTAGTATTGTAGAAGGTAAATCTGTTATTAATCCAACTTTCTGCATCCTTTGCGGAGCCTGTACCAAAGCATGCCCACAGCAAGGTATCGTTCTTAAAAGGAAAAACATGAACCTGGAAAATGTTAAATCCAAGGCATGGACCAATAGATTGGCAGACCTTTTAGAGGATTAACCTTAAAATAGCAATATTCCTACATTAAAAAATTCAATTTCTTCCTCCTTTCTTTTTTTTCTTTTTTTAGTCCTTTAAATAGTGGTCTCATTAAATTTCATCCTTTATTAAGTATTGAATAATAAAACAATAAATCCATTTAAATAACCCCACATACTATAAATCAGTTAAAAATAGTCTAAAAATCTATTTCCATATTTTAACATTTTTTATCACATTTTTATCCTGCACTATCATTAAAATTATAAAATAATAGCTTAAATTAAGATTTATACTAATAAATTAGTGAAATCATGGATAAATTATTATTTAATATCCCCCGAGGCCCTTGCGCGCCCAATTAAATTTGTATCCAAAAATAAGTTAAACTATTGAAATGTAATTTTATATAATTCGTTAAATATGGATTATATGATCTTTATTTAAAATAAATAGATCAATTTAAGATTTATTAATTAATTTTTTTTATCGATATGTTTTTATATATAATTCGTTAAATCTTGTTTTACATAACAAAAATTAAATGGAGGTGAAAAAGTGAAAAACACAACTATATTACTAACGCTAGCATTTGTATTCACTTTGACCATTTGTGGAGCAGCATCGGCTGCTGAAAATGAAAGTTATAACTTAGGACAAGCGGCAACGCAGAATGCAATTGCAGACACCCAATTAGGGTTCACTTCTGCCGATGGAACATTGGTAATAACCAATGCTGGTGCAGCAGAACTAAACGGCGACAGTACGGAAGGTGGACAACAAGCAGTGGTTGATACCACCGCACCCTTAAACCCAGACCAACAAGTAACCTATGGTAAAGGAAACCTGGTAGTACTCAACAAACCCAACGATCCCCTGGAATATACATTTGTAACCAAAGAAAACAACGTACTTTTAGCCAAAAAATTCCAGGTAAACTCTGATGGCACTCTAGCTTCAGGTGCTACAATCTACATCTCAGAAAACATGGCCGAATCCAACTGGAACACCATAATAGCCGCGCTGGGTAACAACGCCTTTGACATAGTAGCCATTGCCAACTTGTGGGCCAATGGAGCGCCTAGTGACCTTCTGAAAATTGCGGGTACTAGTGGAGTTTCTGAAGGGCTCTTAACAGGTTATGTATCTTCAAAGAGCTTTTATGAAAATTTCCCATTGACCAACAGCCAGCAATCATACCATGTAATGGTTAGTCCTGGTGCCGGAGACGATGACGTTCCCATGACCATACTGGATGTGGTGCCTTTAAAATGGGTTGGAAGTGGATCATCACAGGTTTACAACTATCAGGCACTCAATAATGGTGACCCCAACGAAAACGTCTACATCATGTGGAATAGGGCCACCAACACCGGTATTTTAGCCCTGATGAAACACAACACTGACCTGTTAAACCAGTTCACAGCACAAACCGGCATAACCGTGGTAAGCGGAAGTTTAAGCGAACTAAAATACATGTCCTGGCTCTTTGCCAAGATGAAAACTGATCCAGCTTCACTGGTTACCGTGGATAAGCTAGCCACCATCAACAAAGCCGATTTCGATTACTTGTGGGGTACAGCCGTAATCGACCCCAATGACCCTACCAAGACCAATGTGATCTTCAACCCAGGTCATGGGTTTGACAAGGCATACATCAACAATCTCCCTAACTACGCCCATAACTATCAATACCAAAACATTCTACCAATCAACAATTACGCAACAATGGAAGCTATCGGTGCCCAGGCAGCCCAAAAAGCACAGACATTGCTGGGATTCAACAACGGAGATTCCAATCTACTGGTTATAACCTCCGCAGGATACAGTCTTCTGGACAACCAAGGAACACTAGGAGCCTTAGATGGGATTATTAGTGTGACTGGTAGTACTATTGGTAACCTTTTCAGTCTCAAAAGAGGAATATGGACACCTTTATGGTTCTTATTCACACAAAAAGGTGCTAAAGGAGAGTTGAATTCAGTATTACTCCAGTACAATGAGAATACTCAAACTCTGGAAGTATTACCTGTAGTTTATAATGGTGTTTCGTATAATGTTTTCGACATCAGCGGTGCTAATCTAGCAGGTGGATCAGGATCAGCAGGTTGGGATAAATCTGTAGCAGTATACAATGCCTATACCTACAGCATACCAGACTCTGCTCAGCAGGATTATTATCTGGTGAGTTTGACTAACCAGTGGGCCTATGGAATGCCTTATGCCTTCCTAAAATCCGCAATAGGCGGTGGATGTCCCGGTTCTGGACTTACCCAGGGTTACCTCATTGCCGATTATGTGCAAAACAGCTTACCCTTAGGGACCAATGAAGCCTATATCTACCTGGCAATAACCGCACACTGCAAAGAACAGGTCATTATTGACAGTCTAGGATTATCCGCTGCACAGGGAACCTACTACACTACTGGACTGAGATATTCCACTGAAAATAGTGCTGCGGGCATATTTGTGCGATGGAATACTGTAACCAACACTGGTGAAGCAATGCTTCTGGATCTGAACACTGCTATTATTAACCAGTTACAACCAGCCAACAGTAACTACTACAAGACCATGTACTGGGCTGTCTGGTATCTAGACCAGGCTTTCCCTGGTAAAGCATTATACGGTACCGTGCAGACAGCATTCAGCGTGGTCAGGACCATACCCCTAACTCAAAGTGATCTGAGCAACATGGTTGCTGCTGGCGGAGATCCAGCAGATTTCATCAAAAACTTCGTGATACCCACCCCTACACCTACCCCCACTCCAACCCCAGTAACTCCTGGTGGAAATGGACAGGGAAGCAGCCTGGGACAACAGTTATCAGGATTTATTGGCGGATTCACATCTAACAGTGCCCTACAAAGTCAGGGAACATCAGCCAATATTGCCCCGGGTTTACCAATACCCGCAGCCAGCACTGCTACAATTGTAGCCGGTACTGAACCTGCTTCTTCAGATTCCGGATTAATATTCTGGATTTTGGGAGCTTTAATGGTGGCTGTTGCCGCAATAATATTGTACCTGGCCCGTAACACCATTGCTGCCGCAGTCTGGGGATCAGAACGGTTAGGAAAATAAAAATTTCCCAAATTG comes from Methanobacterium sp. and encodes:
- the fwdF gene encoding tungsten-dependent formylmethanofuran dehydrogenase subunit FwdF translates to MSSVEREGKEIRSLTHKNEKCVGCGICSDICPTTAIKMGPILPIARGLVKMDFITIDENACCLCGLCASSCPFDALELDINGIDTKEMDNYPLWTHDASIDSETCIYCGRCSTACPTDAIFLQRSLPEVKELVRGETEVDQEKCIQCGICEEMCPAEAITMDRNDINSSNPSIASSVDIDESKCIYCGICRRACPVDAIKIVCTTCMERDEIVNPEIKGDIILDEDTCIKCGWCQEVCPVDAAEVTKPFEGEIFLRDDFTCKGDSCHACADVCPCNAISIVEGKSVINPTFCILCGACTKACPQQGIVLKRKNMNLENVKSKAWTNRLADLLED
- a CDS encoding 4Fe-4S binding protein, yielding EGLCVKLCEQGALKDIDGELVLVPENCDDCDLCIQNCPNQAISKG